From Spiroplasma endosymbiont of Diplazon laetatorius:
TTGGAGACTTCTTCTCTAACATGGGAGGAGCAGGAGACTTCTTCTCTGATATATTCTCAAACTTCTTTGGGGGTAGAGGAGGCGGTTCTTCAAGACAAAGATCTTCAAGAGGAAAAGATATTGTTATATCTGTTAGTTTAACTCTTAGAGAATTGCTTTTCGGTGTAGATAAAGAAGTAAGTCTTGATTTAGTTTCTAAATGTGATGATTGTGATGGTATAGGAGCTAAATCTAAATCTGATATTGTTGAGTGTGAAGTTTGTAATGGTCACGGTGTAGTTACCGTTTTACAAGATATGGGTATTGCAAAATTCCAAACACAACAACCTTGTCCAAAATGTAAAGGTCAAGGAAAAGAAAATAAAAATCCATGTAAATCATGTAGAGGTGATGGAGCTGTTATGAAAAAAGAAACAGTGACAATGCCAATACCAAAAGGTTTGGTGCCTGACCAACAAATAGTTTTAAGAAATGCAGGTAACTATTCAATTGATGGTGGAGAACGTGGACATTTATATGCTGATATTCATTTAAAAGCATCTAAAAATGTAAAAATAGTAAATGAATTCGATATCAAATTTAAATTTGATGTAAGTTATCTTGATGCTCTTCTTGCAAATGAAATTTCTGTTAAAACTTTAGATGGAGATATACAAGTTAAAATACCAAGAGGTATTAAAAATGGAGAAATAATTACAGTTAAAAACCACGGTTTATACAAAGGTGTTAAGTCATCTCACAGAGGTAATTTATTACTTGAAGTAAATATTGTAATACCTTCAGAACTTACAAATGAAGAAAAAGAAAAAATTGAAAGCATAAACAAAGATACAGAATTTAAAGTCACAAATAATTTAGAAGAATAACCATTTGGTTATTTTTTTTGCCAAAAGTATTTATTTTGATTTAATCTTATTATTGTATAATCAATAGGTGGAGGTTTAATATGTCTGAAAAAATTAAAGTTTTAAAAATTAATAAAAGCACATTAGATAAACTTGATGAAACTACTGAAGATTTTGGTTCTAATGGTTTTTGATTTGAAGAAGATTTAGATCATTCAGTTTCAATGGATTTTGATAAAACAATTGCTCTAAAAGACAAGAAAACCTCTAAGATTGATTTAGTACAAAATGCTAATTCACATTTTTTTGACCCTAAAGGACCTAAAGATTTAAGTTTTCAAAAATCAGATATAGGAAACAAGACTTTTGAATCAATAAATTTAGTAGATAAAATGATTAAACCAACTGATTCTCTTATAAGAAAAGAAATTATAGATATGAGAAGAATGAGTTATGAAAATGAACAAAGAGATAAAGAGTTCTTATTAAATAAACTTAATGTCGATTTAAAACCAAATAATAATTTTAAAAACTACAATTTAGCTAAAAATGAAGAAATTATTACTGAATCAGAAAAAGTTGAACCGATTAAACAACAAATGGACTTTATTGAATCACAACTTGTTAATCTTGAAAAAAAACTTGATAAAGTTGCTAATTTAAAAACATTTGAAAAACCAGAAACAAATTTTGAACCTATAATTGAAAATGTAAAAGAACAAGTAAAATCAGAAAATAAATTAAATGAAGAAAAAAACGAAGCTAAAACTATTGATGATGAAATAACTCAAGAACCAATAGAAGAAGAAAAAGTTGAACATAAAATTAACTTTTTATTAAAAGATGAAGAAGTTTTAAAAGAAGAATATAAACAAGAACAACAAAAACAACAAAAACAAGAAATTACAAACCAATTAGTTTTAAAAGAAGAAGAGAAAAATGTAATGGTTAAATTTGATAATGAAGATCACAAACAAAATAAAGATAGTGCTGTAATACAAATAAAAAATAATAAAAGAAGTTTATTCCAAGACATGGATACAAAAGAATTAAACTCTTTCTTTGAAGAAGAAAGTAAAAACTATTCTTTACCAGTAATAAACAACAATGACTACACAATTGCCAATACAGTTGATGATTTAGAAAAGGCAATTAATAATTTAGAGTTCGGAAGTAAGAAAATTAGAGAAAAAGAAAAGTTTTTTGACCAAGATGGTGGAACAACGCAATTGGTTGAAAGTTTACAAATTACATCTAGAGGTGGTAAAAAAGCTTCTCTAAATCCAGTTAATTTTGATGCTTTTGAAGATTGATTTAATCAATCTAAAGATGTGAAAAAACTAGCAAAATTAGCTAAAAAAGAAAATAAAAAAATGAATAAAAGTATTAAAAAATAAGGCGATTAAATATGAAAAAAAAGAAAGTTATTGTAGGTCTTAGTGGTGGAGTTGATTCATCAGTTACAGCTGCAATATTATTAGAACAAGGTTACGAAGTTGAAGGACTTTTTATGAGAAATTGAGACAGTAACTTAAATAATGATATTTTAGGTAATAACTTAGAAGGAGATACTTGTCCTCAAGAATTAGACTACTTGGATGCTAAAAAAGTTGCTGAAAAATTGAATATTAAAATACATAGAATAGATTTTATAAAAGAATACTGAGATCACGTTTTTGAATATTTTGTTAATGAATACAAAAAAGGAAGAACACCAAACCCAGATATTTTATGTAACAAATATATCAAATTTGATAAATTTTTAGACTACGCAATAAATGAATTGAATGCAGATTATATAGCGATGGGTCATTATGCTGGTGTTAAATTTAATGATAACTCAGGTGAATTTGAATTAATTAGAGGTTTTGATGAGAATAAAGATCAAAGTTACTTTTTATGTCAATTAAATCAAAAACAACTTTCTAAAACTATGTTTCCTTTACAAAAATATGAAAAAAGCGAAATTAGAGAAATTGCTAAAAAATATGATTTAATTACTGCTGAAAAGAAAGACTCTACTGGTATTTGTTTTATTGGTGAAAGAAATTTCACTAAGTTTTTACAAAACTACATTCCAAATCAACCAGGAGATATAGTTGATATAAAAACAAATAAAAAAATAGCAGAACACATTGGTGTAATGTATTACACAATTGGTCAAAGAAAAGGTTTAAATCTTGGTGGACAAAAAGAACCATATTATGTTGCAAAAAAAGATGTAGATAACAAAATTTTATATGTATCACCATTAAGCGATGAAAGTTATCTAGAATCAACAAAATGCGTGGTTGAAGAATTCAATTTTATTTCTAATTATAAAAACTACTTTAGCTCAAACAAATTTGAATGTGTAGCTAAGTTTAGGTATAGACAAAAAGATGTAAAAGTTGAAGTTGAAGTCATTACAGACAATCAAATAATAATAACTTATAAAGAACCTGTAAGAGCAGTTACAGAAGGGCAAGAAGCGGTTCTTTATCTTCAAGAAGTTTGCCTTGGTGGTGGAGTTATTGACAAAGTTTTAAATAATTAATAAAAATAAGTTAAAATAAATATGATTTAAAGAAAGAGGAATGTTGTATGTTTTTAGGCGCAAGTACAAGCACAATTGTTATTGGAGTAGTTGTTTTAGTTGTTTTAGTATTCGTTATTGTTTCATCAATAACAAGTAAAAAAGCACAAAAAATTGAACAAAAAAAGAGAAAAAAAGTAGTTAAAGAAGAAATTAAAAACTACCTTGCAAAAACACAAAATATCAAAAATATCAAAATTGAATATGAAAAAGTTTATGCAAGAAAAGGACCTGAATACAAATACAGAGACGTATTTGATGTTGTGGTTCAAATTTTTGAACCAAAAACAAATAAATTAGTTTCTACAAATGCTTATGAAGTAGAGGGAATTACAACAAAATCTGGTAAAAATAACTATGTTACTGCATGACAAGTAAATGGTGAAATTGATCTTGAAAATACTCAAAGAAGAATTGCTATAGCTGAGAAAAAAGTTAAACTTACAAAACAAGAAAAAGTTGTTTTAAAACAAGAAGAAAAAACTAAAGCTGTAGAACATAAAATTCAAGTTAAAGAAGAGTTAAAAACTATAAAAGAAGAGAAAAAGCATCAAAAAGAAAACAAAGATGCTAATCTTCAATTAGATAGAGCAATTAAAGCAACAACAATCAAATTTATACCAAGAAGAAATAAATAACATATTTTATATATGTTTTTTTTGTTTAAGAAAGGAAGAATAATATGGCAAATAACATAAGGGTAACAAAAGAGGATTTTAAAAGATACATGTCTGAGTGTCCTAAAATAGCTTGAATATTTCATAGCATTGAAAACTTCAAAAAAACCATAGAGTTAAAGAAAAACGAAATGATTGAAACTCATTACAAAGCATCAATTGAAACTGATGAAGATTGAAACACTTCAGCTGGTTTTAATGCTATTGACCTTTACTCTGATTTGTTAGAAAAAGACGAAACTGAATTAACTCAACCAGAAATAGCTCAAAAAGAAATGTTAATAAAACAAATGGAAGATTTAAACGGATTTGAAATATCAGGTCTTCTAGCAGAAACAATAGTAGATGGTAATGCTGTTGGATATGCTGCTAGAGAATATTTTATTGAAAAACTTTATGAAGAAAATCTTAAAAACAAAACAGATTTTGAATATATAGATTTTCAAGAAAAGGGTTATGTAGAAACAATTGAAGAAACAAAAAAAGCATTAGAAGGAAATAAAGTTAAGTATTTATTCGAGTCTTCATTTGAATATATGGACTCAATGTTAAGAGTTAGATGTGACGTTTTAATTAATCATGGTAACAGACATGTTACTATAGTAGAATTTAAAGCATCAACAAAATCTAAAGCAGTTCACTTTTTTGATGTGCTTTATCAAAAAAAAGTACTTGAAAAAAGTGGTTACTTTGTAGATGATGTAAAAGTTGGACTAATAAACAAGTGTTATGTTAGAGGTGAAGGTATTGATCCTAATAGACCAGATTTCTTTATTGAATATTCAGAAATGGATTTTGAAAAAGAAGTGAAACCTCATTTGGAAAATATTGAATTACCCAAATCAGATGAATCTGATTTAAACTACTCACAATTAATTAGAATAACAGATAAGTTAGAATCAACAAAAAAAGATGTTGGTTTAAATGAAATGATTTTAGGTATGGAAGATTATGGATTTGACTTTGATGAAAAAATATTGGAAATATCAAAATACCTTCAAAATGATTCAGTAATTTTTAATACTGAATGTGAAAAATATCAGTTTGATTACAAAAACAAACATCATAAATTAGAAAAAGCAATTTGTCATCATGTTGTTGATTATTATGATAAAACTAGATTTAATTTATATGAATTGACTAGATTTAAAGCTAAAGCTGCAATAATAAGTTCAAGAGATGAAAATGCAATTTATATTGACAATATTGATGATGTTAATCATTCTAAATTTCAAGGTAAAGGAAAATCTCTTTTTGGAAAAGATGAATTAAGAGTTATAAAAACAGTTAGAAGTTATTTAAAAAATGGATCACTATCTCCTTTAGATATAATTAGAGAAGATGGTGTTAGAAATTTAATGAGTCTTTTAAAAGATTATTATAGATATCCAGTCTATATGTATGATTTTGAAACAGTAAAGTGAGCTGTTCCAAAATATGATAATTCTTGATCATATGAACAAATACCATTTCAGTATTCAATACATGTAATAGACAATCCCAACTATGATTTTAACGATCCTATAAATACAATGAAACACTTAAACTTCATTGCTCAAAAACAAGAAGATCCAAGACCTGAATTTTTAGTTAACTTTATTAGAGATTGTTTTGCATATGGGCCTGGTGTATATGTTGCTTATAATAAATCATTTGAAAGAAGTGTAATTAAAAACTTAATTTATTCATATCCTCAATTAAGAAAACCATTAGAGTATATTTATAACAATACAATTGACTTAATGGAGTTCTTTAAGAAAAAAGAAGACAATTGATTGATTTATCATCCAGACTTTAGAGGATCATATTCAATTAAAAAAACTCAACCAGCTTTAGATAGTACTTTAAGCTATAAAGACTTAAAAATAAATAAAGGTGATAAAGCTAGTCAAACTTTTAGACAATTTTTAGATGATGTTATAAGTCAACAAGAATATGAAGTGATCTTAAAAGAAGATATGCTTAAGTATTGTGATAGAGATACTCTCGCTATGATAGTTGTCTTACAAAGAGTTGTAGATATTGTAAGAGAATATAATCCTAATTTTGAAATGTACATTAGACAAATGTTGGAGGAAGAAGAAAATGCATAAGGTAATATTTTGTGGAACACCTCAAATTTCTGTAGAAATTTTAAAAGGTTTAGAAAATATTGGTGTTGAAATAGTTGGTGTAATAACTCAACCAGATAAACAAGTTGGTAGAAAAAAGGAAATTAAATTTTCTCCTGTGAAAGAATATGCTTTAGCAAAAGGTTATACATTATTTCAACCTTTTAAAATAGGTGAAATCTATGAAGAATTAAAAGAACTTAAAGCTGACTTTATGTTAACTTGTGCCTATGGACAATTCATAACCCAACCAATTTTTGATTTATTTAAAAACTGTGTAAATACTCATGCAAGTATATTGCCAAAGTATCGTGGAGGAAGTCCTATTCAGTTTGCAATTATGAATGGAGAAAAAACTACAGGTATTTCATTAATGAAAATGGTAAAGAAAATGGATGCTGGTGAAGTATATTATCAAGAAGAAATTGAAATCGAAGATAAAGACGATTCAGCGTCATTATTTGAAAAAATGGCTATTTTAGGTAAAAAAATGATTGAAGAAAAACTTTTAGATATATTTGAAGGAAAAATCAAAGGTATTGAACAAGATGAAAGCAAAGTTACTTTTGCATATAATTTAAAAAATGAACAAGAAGTTATTGATTGAAATAAGTCAGCTTATGAAATAAATAATTTTATAAGAGCTTTAAGTCCTCAACCCATTGCTTTTACTTTTATTGGAGAAGAAAGAATCAAAATAAAATTATCTAGAGTTATTAGAGATGATGAAAATATAGTTACAGTAGATAAAATATTTGCAAATGGAGAAGTAATATCTACTGATAAAGAAGGTATTATTGTAAATACTGCTAATGGGTATTTGAAAATACTTGAATTACAAAGAGAGGGTAAGAAAATGGTGAGTGCATCAACATTTAACGATCCTAACTCTTCAATTAAAATGGGAATTAAATTTGGAAAATAAGTCAATCTTTAGGCTTATTTTTATTTTCTAATTATTTGCTCTAAAATCTACTAAAAAGGTATTTTTTTATATATAATTTATTTAGAAATATTAAAGGGAGATTAATTTATGTCAGTAAACGATTTAAGACCTGGAAGTACATTCTTATATGATGGAAACATCTTTGTAGTTTTAGAAAACTCATTTTCTAAAACAGGAAGACAACAAGGAAAGGTTACAGTTAAAGTTAAAAACTTAAGAACTGGAGCTAGAGTTGAAATAACATTTACAGGTGGAGAAAAAGTAGATAAAGCTTTAATTGAAAAGAAAGATATGCAATACCTATATAATGATGGAACAAATTGTGTATTAATGAACACAGAAACTTATGAACAAGTTGAAATCGCTTCATCAAAATTAGAGTGAGAATTAAAATTCATTACAGATGGAATAATGGTTAAAATGACTGAATATGATGGAGAAATCCTTGGTATCACAATTCCAGAAAAAATAGAGTTAACAATAGTTGAAGCAGAACCTGCTGTAAAAGGTGACACAACAAGTGGAACTCAAAAGAAAGCAAAAGTTGAAACTGGGTTAGAAATAACTGTTCCCTTATTTATTAAAGAGGGAGAAAAAGTTTTAATTAACACAACTGATGGTAAATACGCTGGAAGAGCTAACTAAAATAATAGATTAAGAGGTATTTGTTTATGTACATTTCAATTGAAAGAAACTCTAGAGGAACTTTAGAGATCGATGAAAAAATTTTAAGTAAAATAATTGAGTTTGATGTAACATCAAACGCTACAGGTTATAGAGATATAAAAGCATCTGTTAGTATTCACCAAGAAACAAACTTATTCATAGTTGTAAGAGTTTATACTATTGAAAAAGGGATGTTTGCTATGGATGGTATAAAAGTGGCTTCAATTATTAATGATTCAATTTATAAAACATTGAGAATTAAACCAAAAAATATAGCATTTTCATTTATAAAATAGGTACAAAAGACCTATTTTTTTGTATAACCAAGTGCTATAATATGCTTTAAAAATGTGTTGAAATAGTGTATAATCATTTTGTATTTAAATGGAGGAACTAGGTATGGCAGCTGCAAAAACAACAGGAAAAAAAACAACTACAACAGGAAAAAAACCAACTAATGGAAAACCTGGAGTAACTGAATATGTAAATCAAAAATTCGGTCCTAAAGCATTAGCTTTAATTAATAAATATAATCTTCAAACAGATGAAAGTTACAAAAAATTAATCTCATCATTTGAAAGAATTGATTCATTACCAAAAAATGACCCAAGAAAACCTAATTTAGTTGATTTATGAGAAGGAGAATTCAATAGAATTTTCAAACATTTCTGAGAAAACTATGCAAGTGGTCAAAAGAGAAAAGATAATGGAGTTTCAGGTTGAAAAGAAAGACTTGATGTTAAACCTGTTGCTATGTCTCCTGATCAAAAAAGAAAAGACTTAATGACTAAACTATCACCAGGTTCTATTTCTTCAAATAGAAATACTAAAGAAGATATTCTTTCAAGAGCTGGTTATGTTAGTCAAGTTAAAACAGAACAATTTAACTTTACTGCAGTTCCAAGAACTGGACAAAATATTTATGAAATTGAAAATTTATTAAGCGCAGCTGAAGAAAAAGGAATGGGAGAACCAGAAAGCATTTTACAAAATGGTTTTGGAGTCGCTCAAAAAGTAGAAGTTGAAGAAGCTCCAAGAGCATCTAAAGAAACAAAAGTTTCAATGGATGAAGAAACAGAGTTGATGACTTCAAAAGCTATACCAGATCCAAATTTATTAGAATTTATAAATGAAGGAAAAGTTTCAAATGAAACTTCAAATGAAGTTGAAGTTAAAACTGAAAAACAAAATATGAATAATAACAAAGAAGAAACTTTAGGATATGTTGCAAGAGAAAACATGTCAAGAGAAGAATTCAACAGAGCAAATAATATTTACTTTGATGAAAGTCAATTAAACAGTGAAGATGATAATTTAGCAGCCCTAGAATTAGGAACTGAATTCTTCCAACAACATTTAACAGAAGATGTTTTAGGTTCTTCTCATGTAGAAGTTAATGAAGGTCTTGCAAAAAGAGAATATAACGCTAAAGATGAAGCAGTTGCTCCAGAAAAAAGAAATATTCTTTCAAAAGAGGGATTCGAAATCACTTTAAATCCTGAAAAAACTGATTTATCAGGAAAAATTTTATATGATGCAAAAGCTTCATCATCTAAATCAAAACCATATCACGAAGAAAATCCAGTTGGTTACTACCCAATGAATTATGATGCTGCAAAAAGACCAGCAATGCATGATTTAATGGCTGCTCACCAAAGAGAAGGAAAAGCTCTTGATGAAATGACACAAAAAATCGAATTCTTAAGAGAATTAAGAAACGATCGTCGTCACAGAATCAATATGATGAAGATTGAACGTGCTAACAGTTACATTGTTGCTCGTGCAAGAAGATTAGCTGAAGCTCGTGAATTAAAAAGACTTAAAAAACGTGAAGAATTTAATCTAAAAGCAATTGAAAAAGCAGAAAGATTAAGAAGATTACAAGAACGTCAAAAATTAATTGAATTAATGAAAGAACGTCAATTAAAGAGAAACGAAGAAAAACGTGTTGCTACAGTATTGAGATTAGAACGTGAAAGACGTCTTGAAAGAGATGCTAAATACAGAACAGAAATCGCAAGTATTGATGCACAAATTAGACACGAACAAGAAATGATTAAACGTACAGAGCTTAAAATGAAAGCTTACTTTACAAAGGTTCATGATGACCAATTATTTGACAAATCATTAAAAATTGCAAAAGCAACTACTCCAAATTACAAATCAATTGAACAAAAAGCAGAAATGATTCAACAATTAGAAGAACAAAAACGTAAAGATAGAGTAGAAAAAATAAGTAGAAAATTTATAAAAAATATTAAATAGTCAAATCATGGGCAAGAATTTATTTTAAACTTGCCTATTTTTTGTATAATTTTGAAAACGAGGTGTATTTTATGGCAAAGAGTAAAAAAATAATAGACAGAACACCTAGTATGAAGGTTTTAGAAGAAGCTAAACTAGGGATAAATACAATTAACTCTCTTTCTGGGAAAATTGGAACTGCTGCATTAAAAAGTACTAGTGAAAAACCAGAATTACACAAATCAGTTCAAAAAATGCAAGATAGACAGTTGAATCCATTGGATGAAAAAAGAACTGACTCTAGAACAAGACATATTGAAAAAGTTAGAAACAAAACAGAAGTTATTAATGAAAAACTTACTCTTTTAGAAGAAAGAAAAATGGGTTTTGTAAGTAATAAAAAATTGGATTATGAATTGGAATTGGAAAGAAAAAGAGAAGAATCAAAGAAAAAGGTTAAAAAATCTTTATTTCAAAACCAAGATTATGAAAAATTGAACAAACAAGCAGCAAATTTATTTGCTCAAGATGTTGTTGTTAAATCTAAAATAAAGGATTCTAAAGAAAATCTTAAAGGTAGAAATCAAAAAGTAGCTGATCTTAAATCAATGTTTGATACTTCTTCTTCTAGCAAAATATCTTTTAAAACAAACAACACAGTTGTTAACACAAAAAGAATTACTAAAATATTAGGTGATATTTCATTTGGAAGCGAATCAAGTGAATATTTTGCAAAAGCTCAAGAAAAAGAAAATCAAAGAATTTTTTCATCACCTTTAGCTGATTATAAAGTTGAAGATTCTGCAAAAGATTTAGAAATAACTGAAAATAAAGATGATATTCAAGATCAAACAATTGATATTAATGAAACACAAGAATCAATTGACTTAAAAACAATAAATCAAAAAGCTAAAAAATATGAACAAGAAGCTGAAAAGATTAGAAAAGAACTAGATAAATTAAATGATAAAAAAATAGAATCATATAATATATCAAATATTTACAACAAAATTTTAGAAAGCAGCCAAGCTGTTAAAATAAGCAGAACAAAGAAACCTAAAAAAGAAGTTTCAAGTAATGTAGATATTAGTAAAATGCCATCAATAGCATTTGAGAAGAAATAGAAGGGAGAAAATCCTTATGGCTAAAAAAAACAAAGTTAAATCAGAAAAGGATTTTCCTTTACTATCTCCTAAAGTAAAAATTAGAGTAAAAAACCTTATTGAAAAAAGACTTACAAGTCAAACAATAATGTTATTTGCGCAAGAATATGAAACTTACGATTTTGATTTTCGTGAGCAATTAATAGATTATATTAATTATTTAATGGAAATTGAAAGAGAAAAATGAATGAATGATTCAGGTCATTTATACGAAAAACAAAGTGTTCAGTCTTTTTCAAACCTAAAACAAGTAGATTTCTATCAAAGACAAGAGGAAATTAAAAAATTCCAAGAATACTTAACTAAAGATAGAGATTTAGCTACTCAAAAAGCAATTGAAAATTCAAGAAGAGAAACACTTATTAAAAAGCCAGAAGTTAGTGAAACTACAAAAGTAACTAAATCTACAGAAGGTAAGTCAATTGAAAAAAATTCAATTAACAGAATGCTTCTAGAGGCTAAAATGAGAGAAGAAAAAGAAGCTAGAGAAGCAAAATTAAGAGAAGCTAAAAGATTAGAAGAAGAAAGACTTAAAGAATTAGAAAAACAAAAAGCGCTTGAGAAAAAGAAAAAAGAACTTGAAAAACAAAATAAATCAAAAAAAGTTAAAAAAGAAGCTAAAAAGAACTCTAAACCAGTAAAGGCTAAAGTTAAAACTCAAACAGATAGAGATTATGAAAAAGAACAGGCTGAAAAAGAAAAACTTTGAAGAGAATTGTATGGTAAATCAAGACAAGAAACTCTTGATGAAAGAAAAACAGAAAGCCAAACAATAGATGATTTTGTTGAATACGATAAAAAACCTAATTTTGATTCAACTATTGAATTACAACATTCATTTACTATATTGGGTCATGTTTTTTCTATGGAAGAAACAACAGATCCGAAAAATAAATACTTTAGTTTTTGATATGGAATTAAAAAAAGAGCTAAAACTTCAAATGTTTCAATTTGATTAAGTATTTACCCTAACAAACAAAAATCTGTTCTTAGAAAGAGATTAAGATTAGAAGCTAATATGGGTATGTGAGATAAAATTAAATCAATATTTGGAGCAAATCCATCAAAAGAAGTTGCAAAAAAACAAAAACCTAAAAAAGAAGTTAAAAAAGTTAAGGTAAAAGAAGAAAAACCTAAAAAAGAAGTTAAAAAAGTTGAACCAAAAAAACAAAAACCAAAAAAACAAAAACCTAAAAAAGAAGAAACTAAAAAAGATAAATAAAATTAAGGAAAGTGTGAATTAAATTATGTATTATGCAATTGGTGTGGCAGTTTTCATTGTGCTTTTAGCAATAACTTTAACTGTTACTATTTGTATCGTTTTAAAAATCAAAAAACCTAAAAAAATATTAAAACAAGTAACAAATCAGCCATTTTTTATAAATCAAGAGCACAATAAAGAAAAATGATTTGTCTCTAAAGATGGTACTTTTGAGAAAAAGTGAATGGAAGTTCAAGATTATGATTTCAAGATAAGATATTTTGATTATGAAGAAAACTTCTCAAAAGGGTTTTTAAATTCAAAATTCATTAGAACTAAAATTTTCTTGTATGAAATAATGGATATAAAATCAGTAAATAAAACTATTGAAAGAATTCAATTATATACAACTTGTCTTGAAAATATTTGATGAAATAAATATAAGATATTGTTAACAACATCTTTTAATGAAATGCCTCAAATAACTCAAGCACCAGAATACTTTTTCTATAAATACTACTTCAAATTTATTTCTAAACTAAGAAAAATAATGATTAGTTATTTATGTGATTATATTATTCCGAATGTAATAATTACTGAGTTAAATCAAGAAAAATATAAAAAATACAAAATAAACATATCAAACGATCCTAAAAAGAATATATTATTTGCCTTTGAACAAGTTGCTCAAGAAGCAGATGATTTGTCTAACCAAATTCATGAAGAATTTAATATAGAACTTAGTCAAAAAGGATCTGAATGAAAAATTGATTACTCAACTAAAAAAGATCCTTTAAGTTTATTCTTGCCTGAAGAAATTGTTAAAAAGAATATGCTTAGAAAGAAAATAGTTACTTTATCTAAAAAGTATAAAATACCTTTTAATGGTAACATTGAAGAAACAGTTCAAAATCTACAAATATATTTAAATAGTGTAGAACAAGATAAAATTAATTCAATAAAACAACTAGTTACTAACTTTAATGATGAATTAAATGTTTAAAAACCACTTATAAAAAGTGGTTTTTTGTTATTTTATTCAAATAATATCAATAAAGATTCAATTTAGTCCAA
This genomic window contains:
- the dnaJ gene encoding molecular chaperone DnaJ — its product is MAKRDFYEILGVAKSASEDEIKKAYRKLAKKYHPDICKEPDAEEKFKEATEAAEVLLDANKRQTYDQFGHEGLNGMGSGFGGFGGGFGDFFSNMGGAGDFFSDIFSNFFGGRGGGSSRQRSSRGKDIVISVSLTLRELLFGVDKEVSLDLVSKCDDCDGIGAKSKSDIVECEVCNGHGVVTVLQDMGIAKFQTQQPCPKCKGQGKENKNPCKSCRGDGAVMKKETVTMPIPKGLVPDQQIVLRNAGNYSIDGGERGHLYADIHLKASKNVKIVNEFDIKFKFDVSYLDALLANEISVKTLDGDIQVKIPRGIKNGEIITVKNHGLYKGVKSSHRGNLLLEVNIVIPSELTNEEKEKIESINKDTEFKVTNNLEE
- the mnmA gene encoding tRNA 2-thiouridine(34) synthase MnmA, with the protein product MKKKKVIVGLSGGVDSSVTAAILLEQGYEVEGLFMRNWDSNLNNDILGNNLEGDTCPQELDYLDAKKVAEKLNIKIHRIDFIKEYWDHVFEYFVNEYKKGRTPNPDILCNKYIKFDKFLDYAINELNADYIAMGHYAGVKFNDNSGEFELIRGFDENKDQSYFLCQLNQKQLSKTMFPLQKYEKSEIREIAKKYDLITAEKKDSTGICFIGERNFTKFLQNYIPNQPGDIVDIKTNKKIAEHIGVMYYTIGQRKGLNLGGQKEPYYVAKKDVDNKILYVSPLSDESYLESTKCVVEEFNFISNYKNYFSSNKFECVAKFRYRQKDVKVEVEVITDNQIIITYKEPVRAVTEGQEAVLYLQEVCLGGGVIDKVLNN
- a CDS encoding DUF2779 domain-containing protein; the encoded protein is MANNIRVTKEDFKRYMSECPKIAWIFHSIENFKKTIELKKNEMIETHYKASIETDEDWNTSAGFNAIDLYSDLLEKDETELTQPEIAQKEMLIKQMEDLNGFEISGLLAETIVDGNAVGYAAREYFIEKLYEENLKNKTDFEYIDFQEKGYVETIEETKKALEGNKVKYLFESSFEYMDSMLRVRCDVLINHGNRHVTIVEFKASTKSKAVHFFDVLYQKKVLEKSGYFVDDVKVGLINKCYVRGEGIDPNRPDFFIEYSEMDFEKEVKPHLENIELPKSDESDLNYSQLIRITDKLESTKKDVGLNEMILGMEDYGFDFDEKILEISKYLQNDSVIFNTECEKYQFDYKNKHHKLEKAICHHVVDYYDKTRFNLYELTRFKAKAAIISSRDENAIYIDNIDDVNHSKFQGKGKSLFGKDELRVIKTVRSYLKNGSLSPLDIIREDGVRNLMSLLKDYYRYPVYMYDFETVKWAVPKYDNSWSYEQIPFQYSIHVIDNPNYDFNDPINTMKHLNFIAQKQEDPRPEFLVNFIRDCFAYGPGVYVAYNKSFERSVIKNLIYSYPQLRKPLEYIYNNTIDLMEFFKKKEDNWLIYHPDFRGSYSIKKTQPALDSTLSYKDLKINKGDKASQTFRQFLDDVISQQEYEVILKEDMLKYCDRDTLAMIVVLQRVVDIVREYNPNFEMYIRQMLEEEENA
- the fmt gene encoding methionyl-tRNA formyltransferase is translated as MHKVIFCGTPQISVEILKGLENIGVEIVGVITQPDKQVGRKKEIKFSPVKEYALAKGYTLFQPFKIGEIYEELKELKADFMLTCAYGQFITQPIFDLFKNCVNTHASILPKYRGGSPIQFAIMNGEKTTGISLMKMVKKMDAGEVYYQEEIEIEDKDDSASLFEKMAILGKKMIEEKLLDIFEGKIKGIEQDESKVTFAYNLKNEQEVIDWNKSAYEINNFIRALSPQPIAFTFIGEERIKIKLSRVIRDDENIVTVDKIFANGEVISTDKEGIIVNTANGYLKILELQREGKKMVSASTFNDPNSSIKMGIKFGK
- the efp gene encoding elongation factor P: MSVNDLRPGSTFLYDGNIFVVLENSFSKTGRQQGKVTVKVKNLRTGARVEITFTGGEKVDKALIEKKDMQYLYNDGTNCVLMNTETYEQVEIASSKLEWELKFITDGIMVKMTEYDGEILGITIPEKIELTIVEAEPAVKGDTTSGTQKKAKVETGLEITVPLFIKEGEKVLINTTDGKYAGRAN
- a CDS encoding MMB_0454 family protein, with translation MYISIERNSRGTLEIDEKILSKIIEFDVTSNATGYRDIKASVSIHQETNLFIVVRVYTIEKGMFAMDGIKVASIINDSIYKTLRIKPKNIAFSFIK